The following are from one region of the Paenibacillus sp. JZ16 genome:
- a CDS encoding ion transporter, with product MRESFKRLVEHRYFQPIIIGIIFLNGVIIVAETYSTSQFLVYLDKIILGIFVLEILLKITGLGFKRYFSSGWNWFDFLIVACSLIFLTTPFVSSLRLVRVLRLFRMIPAIPALRKIIDSLIRSMPALTGVLGLTLLIFTIYAIIGTTFFKDVLPYEFFGSFHNSLFTLMQVVTFESWASQVARPVIAEMPWAWIYFITFIIVGALVILNLVVAVILSYLGQEEEESRDERLDQLLKENMELKKDVQEIKQLLLEQYRSNR from the coding sequence ATGAGAGAATCGTTCAAGCGATTGGTGGAGCACCGTTATTTTCAACCTATTATTATTGGAATCATCTTTTTGAACGGCGTGATCATTGTCGCCGAAACGTACAGCACGAGTCAGTTTCTGGTCTACCTTGACAAAATTATCCTCGGGATTTTTGTATTGGAGATTCTTTTGAAGATTACCGGTCTCGGATTTAAGCGATATTTCTCGAGCGGGTGGAACTGGTTTGATTTCTTGATCGTTGCCTGCAGCCTGATCTTCCTGACCACACCGTTCGTAAGCTCGCTGCGTCTGGTCCGGGTTCTGCGCCTATTCCGAATGATCCCTGCGATTCCGGCACTGCGCAAAATTATCGACTCGTTAATCCGGTCGATGCCGGCTTTAACCGGGGTGCTCGGATTGACGCTGCTTATTTTTACGATTTATGCGATTATTGGCACTACATTTTTTAAGGATGTGCTTCCGTACGAATTTTTTGGCAGCTTCCATAATTCTCTATTCACATTGATGCAGGTGGTCACCTTTGAGTCGTGGGCGAGCCAAGTGGCCAGGCCGGTCATCGCGGAAATGCCATGGGCTTGGATTTATTTTATAACGTTTATTATTGTTGGGGCGCTTGTCATCTTAAACCTCGTAGTTGCTGTTATTCTAAGTTACTTGGGACAGGAAGAGGAAGAGAGTCGGGACGAGCGGCTGGATCAGCTGTTGAAAGAAAATATGGAGCTGAAGAAAGACGTACAGGAAATCAAGCAGCTGCTGCTTGAGCAATACAGGTCGAATCGTTAG
- a CDS encoding SDR family oxidoreductase, with product MNPQQPIPYVGSKTECKEQPIAFPPQHQNCQPGLESLMSPRPISEDPAYRGSGKLDGKIAIVTGGDSGIGKAAAIAFAKEGADLVIPYLYETSDAEVTKQRIESLGRRCLLMKIDLRYKKNCEAVVNETIAHFGKLDVLVNNHAVQYVQRSILDITEEQLHHTYQTNIFPFFFMIQAALPHMKSGASIINTASITAYQGFKELIDYSSTKGAIVSLTRSLALSLVDQGIRVNSVAPGSVWTPLIPSSFPAEEVAVFGTDSPMKRAAQPYELAPAYVYLASSICSSFVTGQAIHVNGGQMVTS from the coding sequence ATGAATCCCCAGCAGCCCATTCCATACGTAGGCTCCAAAACCGAATGCAAGGAACAGCCCATCGCGTTCCCTCCCCAGCATCAAAACTGCCAGCCCGGTCTTGAAAGCCTCATGTCACCGCGTCCGATCAGCGAGGATCCCGCCTACCGGGGCAGCGGTAAACTGGATGGCAAAATCGCCATTGTAACCGGAGGGGACAGCGGCATCGGCAAAGCGGCGGCCATTGCTTTTGCCAAGGAAGGTGCCGATCTGGTCATCCCATACTTATATGAAACTTCGGATGCGGAAGTAACGAAGCAGCGGATTGAGTCGCTCGGCAGACGCTGCCTCTTAATGAAGATCGACCTGCGGTATAAAAAGAACTGCGAAGCCGTAGTAAACGAGACGATAGCCCACTTCGGCAAGCTGGATGTGCTTGTAAACAACCATGCCGTCCAGTATGTTCAGCGCAGCATCTTGGACATCACGGAGGAACAGCTGCATCATACCTATCAAACGAATATCTTTCCCTTTTTCTTCATGATCCAAGCTGCGCTGCCCCACATGAAATCCGGAGCGTCGATCATCAACACGGCCTCCATTACCGCCTATCAGGGATTTAAGGAGCTCATCGACTATTCTTCCACTAAAGGCGCCATCGTTTCCCTTACCCGATCCCTTGCCCTTTCGCTCGTCGATCAAGGCATCCGCGTCAATTCCGTCGCTCCCGGCTCGGTCTGGACGCCGCTCATCCCATCCAGCTTCCCAGCCGAAGAGGTCGCCGTGTTCGGAACGGATTCACCGATGAAGCGGGCGGCACAACCCTATGAGCTGGCGCCTGCCTATGTTTACTTGGCGTCGTCCATCTGTTCCTCTTTTGTCACGGGTCAGGCTATTCACGTCAACGGGGGACAGATGGTGACCAGTTAA
- the ssuE gene encoding NADPH-dependent FMN reductase, producing the protein MAKAVIINGSPTAGSRLNAVMEYAEQALTAANFEVSRIDVAALPPEDLIHTKFESEHIVKANGLVAEADAVIVASPVYKASFTGVLKTFLDLIPQKGLAGKIVLPMFIGGSLAHLLAIDYSLKPVLSSIGARHILGGVYAVDAQVARTEDGGFDVADVLQERLTSAMEELIEETRYRTERA; encoded by the coding sequence ATGGCGAAAGCTGTTATTATTAACGGAAGTCCTACAGCCGGATCCCGCTTGAATGCGGTTATGGAATATGCGGAGCAGGCATTGACTGCTGCGAATTTCGAGGTTAGCCGGATCGACGTGGCCGCCCTGCCGCCTGAGGATTTGATTCATACCAAGTTTGAGAGTGAGCATATTGTCAAAGCGAACGGGCTTGTGGCCGAGGCCGATGCCGTGATTGTGGCAAGTCCGGTTTATAAAGCTTCGTTTACCGGTGTTCTGAAGACCTTTTTAGACCTGATTCCGCAAAAAGGCTTGGCCGGCAAAATCGTGCTTCCGATGTTTATCGGCGGCAGTCTCGCACATCTGCTGGCAATTGATTATTCGCTCAAGCCCGTGCTTTCTTCGATCGGGGCCCGTCATATTCTTGGCGGCGTGTACGCGGTGGATGCCCAGGTGGCACGTACCGAGGATGGCGGATTTGACGTAGCGGACGTGCTTCAGGAACGCTTGACCTCCGCGATGGAGGAATTAATTGAAGAAACCCGTTACCGGACAGAACGCGCATAA
- a CDS encoding AAA family ATPase, whose protein sequence is MQKLVFFVGVAGTGKTTVAKKLAVRIPAAFLDRDTVGGRFVEKFLESNGLDPNDRDSSFYKENLRDLEYDTTKDICIENLGAGQNVFMISPFTAELKNREWIEEVIASAGLTKSDVDVKVIVVALKDMDLQKERIIDRQTERDQWKLDHWDDFKKRVDFVPEVNWDIPQTSIKVFDNSGDLTEEKVEELYQFIVSE, encoded by the coding sequence TTGCAAAAGCTAGTATTTTTTGTCGGCGTGGCCGGTACAGGCAAGACAACCGTAGCCAAGAAGCTTGCAGTCCGTATACCGGCTGCATTTCTCGACCGTGATACGGTGGGGGGACGCTTTGTTGAGAAGTTCCTGGAAAGTAACGGACTGGATCCGAATGACCGCGATTCTTCCTTTTATAAAGAGAACCTGCGCGATCTGGAATATGATACGACCAAGGATATTTGCATCGAGAACCTGGGTGCCGGACAAAATGTTTTTATGATTTCTCCGTTTACCGCGGAGCTCAAGAACCGCGAATGGATTGAAGAAGTCATTGCATCGGCAGGGTTAACGAAAAGCGACGTTGACGTGAAGGTCATCGTGGTTGCGCTCAAAGACATGGATTTGCAGAAGGAGCGCATCATTGACAGACAGACCGAGCGGGATCAGTGGAAGCTGGATCATTGGGACGACTTCAAGAAGCGCGTCGATTTCGTGCCGGAAGTGAACTGGGACATTCCGCAGACATCCATTAAGGTATTCGATAACAGCGGCGATTTGACGGAAGAGAAGGTTGAGGAGCTCTATCAGTTTATCGTAAGCGAGTAG
- a CDS encoding AAA family ATPase produces MDNAAMLAYLRSVVLMRDRIPSFHEYPFNLPAVAALDGLHFHPKVTYIVGENGMGKSTLLEAIAVALGFNPEGGTINFSFSTAETHSVLYQYIRTVRGVRKPRDGFFFRAESYYNVASEVDSLALWHSYGGKSLHHQSHGESFFATFLHRFDGNGLYIMDEPEAALSPFRQMALLRRIHDLVQEDSQFIISTHSPIVMAYPDSIIYKLTSEGVEESSLEETDHYMITKEFVNRREAMLHELFADDEE; encoded by the coding sequence TTGGATAACGCTGCTATGCTTGCCTATCTACGAAGCGTTGTGTTAATGAGGGATCGCATCCCTTCATTTCATGAATATCCTTTTAATTTGCCGGCCGTTGCGGCTTTGGACGGTCTTCATTTTCATCCGAAGGTTACTTATATCGTAGGCGAGAATGGCATGGGCAAATCCACGCTGCTGGAGGCGATTGCTGTAGCATTGGGTTTCAATCCGGAGGGGGGCACCATCAATTTCTCTTTTTCCACGGCGGAGACGCATTCTGTGCTGTATCAATATATCCGTACGGTTCGAGGAGTCCGGAAGCCGCGGGACGGTTTCTTTTTCAGGGCGGAAAGCTATTATAATGTGGCCTCCGAGGTTGATTCACTGGCGCTTTGGCATTCCTATGGCGGAAAGTCGCTGCATCATCAATCCCATGGTGAGTCCTTCTTTGCGACGTTTCTGCACCGCTTCGACGGCAACGGACTGTACATCATGGACGAGCCGGAAGCGGCCTTGTCGCCATTTCGCCAAATGGCGCTGCTCAGACGCATCCATGACCTGGTCCAGGAAGACTCGCAGTTTATTATTTCCACCCATTCGCCAATTGTTATGGCTTATCCCGATTCCATCATCTACAAGCTGACTTCCGAAGGGGTAGAAGAGTCGAGCTTGGAGGAAACGGATCATTATATGATTACGAAGGAATTCGTAAATCGCCGGGAAGCGATGCTGCACGAATTGTTTGCAGACGATGAGGAATAA
- a CDS encoding MarR family winged helix-turn-helix transcriptional regulator, with protein sequence MEMYRELSDKMTSHRVVSFLSHLRKNDLTMNQYKILSLIEQQGPLLPNRLAEHMELKAATITYLVDALGQRGLVVRTPNPSDGRSHYVNLTAEGRQLVLDARSEGDYAVMESFKQLDEDEADNLYILLRLLGKKLFP encoded by the coding sequence ATGGAGATGTATCGTGAGTTATCGGATAAAATGACGAGCCATCGGGTCGTATCTTTTTTGAGTCACTTGAGAAAGAACGATTTAACGATGAATCAGTATAAGATCTTAAGTTTGATCGAGCAGCAGGGTCCACTGCTTCCCAACCGGTTGGCTGAGCATATGGAGCTTAAGGCTGCAACGATCACGTATTTGGTGGACGCTCTGGGACAGCGGGGGCTGGTGGTTCGAACGCCAAATCCCAGTGATGGACGCAGCCACTATGTCAATCTTACGGCAGAAGGCCGGCAGCTTGTGCTCGATGCCCGCAGCGAAGGAGATTATGCCGTCATGGAATCCTTCAAGCAGCTGGATGAGGACGAGGCGGATAACCTGTATATTTTACTGCGATTGCTTGGCAAGAAATTATTTCCATAA
- a CDS encoding MDR family MFS transporter encodes MNTQDKSSFWLIMSAIFFGNFLAVLSITTINVAFPVVMEQFDATLSTTQWLMAGYLLATGIVAPIVGYMGDQLSYKRLFVLALLGFTLSSVLCVVAWNIETLIAFRITQGVFGGMIIPITMTIIYQVFPRERQAYAMGLWSLASMLAPVIGPTLGGWLVQYFGWKSIFILNIPIGLISMVIVSKFIPFYRLTGKKRFDLLGFLTVVAGSSLLLLSFSHGNDWGWGSWKTLSLLISGILLLLFFIKWELRISSPLLQLKVFKFPRFRYSLILNCIVTISLYTGTLLVPLYLQTVLKLSPMDTGLIMLPGAVVMAAASPIIGKFYDRIGPFRLVITGVLIIVAATLAFSGIGIHTSVLYISLLQLVRCLGIALCNMPLTNAAMSAVSSEYSGHASSITNWARQGLASLSIGIFSALVVSRTSYYMGAGASTQRAATTMGIDDVFMIGTMVAVIAIPLTFLLRVKKKKTAHPVAL; translated from the coding sequence GTGAATACACAAGATAAATCTTCATTTTGGCTTATAATGAGCGCTATCTTTTTCGGTAATTTTCTGGCGGTGCTCAGCATTACGACCATCAACGTGGCTTTTCCCGTTGTCATGGAGCAGTTCGATGCCACGCTGAGCACAACTCAATGGCTGATGGCCGGGTATCTGCTGGCAACGGGCATTGTGGCTCCCATCGTAGGTTACATGGGGGACCAGCTCAGTTATAAGAGGCTGTTTGTCCTGGCCTTGTTGGGCTTTACGCTCTCGTCGGTATTATGCGTTGTAGCCTGGAACATCGAGACTTTGATTGCTTTCCGGATTACGCAAGGCGTGTTCGGCGGGATGATCATCCCGATTACGATGACCATCATATACCAGGTATTCCCCCGGGAGCGGCAAGCCTACGCCATGGGACTATGGAGCCTGGCCTCTATGCTGGCACCGGTGATCGGGCCGACACTTGGCGGATGGCTGGTGCAATATTTTGGATGGAAATCGATTTTCATTCTAAATATTCCGATCGGTCTGATCTCGATGGTCATCGTAAGCAAATTCATTCCTTTTTATCGACTGACCGGGAAGAAGAGGTTCGATCTCCTCGGATTCTTGACGGTGGTGGCGGGCAGTTCTCTTTTGCTGCTCTCCTTCAGCCACGGCAACGACTGGGGCTGGGGATCCTGGAAGACCCTGTCCCTGCTCATCTCCGGAATTTTACTGCTGCTGTTCTTCATTAAGTGGGAGCTGCGGATTTCATCCCCGTTATTGCAGCTTAAAGTGTTCAAATTCCCCCGATTTCGGTACAGCTTGATCCTGAACTGCATCGTGACGATATCGCTGTATACGGGAACCTTGCTGGTGCCGCTTTATTTACAGACCGTGCTGAAGCTGTCTCCGATGGATACCGGACTTATCATGCTGCCGGGCGCGGTTGTCATGGCCGCTGCGTCGCCGATTATCGGCAAATTTTATGATCGGATCGGTCCATTCCGGCTGGTGATCACGGGGGTTCTCATCATTGTGGCCGCCACGCTCGCTTTCAGCGGAATCGGCATCCATACCTCGGTTCTGTACATTTCCTTGCTGCAGCTGGTTCGCTGCCTCGGCATTGCTTTATGCAATATGCCGTTAACGAACGCAGCGATGAGCGCGGTGTCCAGCGAATATTCAGGCCACGCATCGTCCATCACGAACTGGGCGCGCCAAGGGCTCGCTTCGTTATCGATCGGCATATTCAGCGCACTGGTGGTATCCAGAACGTCCTACTACATGGGTGCGGGGGCTTCGACCCAGCGTGCGGCGACAACGATGGGCATTGATGACGTGTTTATGATCGGAACGATGGTGGCTGTTATTGCCATACCTCTTACATTTTTGTTACGGGTCAAAAAGAAAAAAACGGCTCACCCTGTCGCGCTCTGA
- a CDS encoding DUF817 domain-containing protein, translating into MEFIRKLWIFGYQQALSCIFPVMIFGALGLTKVVEIPGLARYDLILLICVLAQIGMLVSKLETWDELKVICVFHVIGLMLELYKVHMGSWSYPEEGWSKIGGVPLYSGFMYASVASYICQAWRRMHLRITGWPLPVLTVLISAAIYANFFTHHYVWDARWLLTALLFVVFGRTMVYFDVDGKTLRMPLVLSFLLIGFFIWIAENISTFLGAWTYPGQERTWSLVHIGKISSWFLLVVISVIIVAQLKHLKQGRGPSQGNPKGTVM; encoded by the coding sequence ATGGAATTTATACGGAAGCTGTGGATTTTCGGTTATCAGCAGGCGTTGTCCTGCATATTTCCGGTTATGATCTTCGGTGCGCTGGGACTGACCAAGGTGGTTGAGATTCCCGGCTTGGCGCGGTATGATCTCATCCTTCTCATATGTGTGCTGGCGCAAATCGGGATGCTGGTGAGCAAACTGGAGACATGGGATGAGCTGAAGGTCATCTGCGTCTTTCACGTCATCGGTTTGATGCTGGAGCTGTATAAAGTGCACATGGGCTCGTGGTCTTACCCGGAGGAAGGCTGGAGCAAAATTGGCGGCGTCCCGCTGTACAGCGGCTTTATGTACGCCAGTGTGGCCAGTTATATATGCCAGGCATGGCGCCGAATGCATTTGCGTATAACGGGCTGGCCGCTGCCCGTGCTGACCGTGCTGATCAGCGCAGCGATCTATGCCAACTTCTTTACCCATCACTATGTGTGGGATGCACGCTGGCTTCTCACGGCATTGTTATTCGTGGTGTTCGGCAGAACCATGGTGTATTTTGACGTGGACGGAAAAACGCTGCGGATGCCGCTGGTGCTGTCGTTTCTGCTGATTGGCTTTTTTATCTGGATCGCTGAGAACATTTCTACGTTTCTTGGAGCCTGGACTTATCCGGGTCAGGAGCGCACATGGAGCCTTGTGCATATCGGCAAAATCAGCTCGTGGTTTCTGCTGGTCGTGATCAGTGTCATCATTGTAGCTCAGCTGAAGCATCTGAAGCAGGGCAGAGGACCGTCCCAAGGCAATCCGAAGGGAACGGTTATGTGA
- a CDS encoding GNAT family N-acetyltransferase: MFMQGKQIYVKSVEELDVDALLKLEKDNRDFFQRFTGLREESFYTHQGQLERIRKAMEASKADQGYVYVIGLRDTGVIIGEIMLTEVVRGDLQSCWIGYFLDQDHNGKGYMTEAVQLVVRFAFQELKFHRIEAGVMPHNLASIQVLLKAGFHKEGIARKNVKINGTWEDHQTLAILNEADEQQPSSIQRYNPPVIAPPIGPYTHITKVPRGSELLVFSGQVGTDSEGNLPDDMKQQVENTLANIERLLAAEAMSVDHIVKINIWAAQEVDWDHFHQIWEKFHGGKAPAMTMAYVPALAMPSILVEIEVWAAKG; this comes from the coding sequence ATGTTCATGCAAGGGAAACAGATTTATGTGAAGTCGGTAGAGGAATTGGATGTGGACGCACTTCTGAAGCTCGAGAAGGATAACCGGGATTTTTTCCAGCGGTTCACGGGCTTAAGGGAAGAGAGCTTCTACACCCATCAGGGACAGCTTGAGCGGATCCGAAAGGCCATGGAAGCCAGCAAGGCAGATCAAGGGTATGTCTATGTGATTGGGCTGCGGGACACCGGAGTGATCATCGGGGAGATTATGCTTACCGAAGTGGTGCGGGGGGATCTGCAGAGCTGCTGGATCGGTTATTTTTTGGACCAAGACCATAACGGAAAGGGGTATATGACCGAAGCGGTTCAATTGGTCGTGAGGTTTGCCTTTCAGGAATTGAAGTTTCACCGGATTGAGGCGGGCGTGATGCCGCACAACCTGGCCTCGATCCAAGTGCTTTTGAAAGCCGGATTCCATAAAGAAGGGATTGCCCGAAAAAACGTGAAAATCAACGGAACGTGGGAGGACCATCAGACGCTGGCTATTTTGAATGAAGCCGATGAGCAGCAGCCGTCTTCAATTCAGCGGTACAATCCACCTGTTATTGCCCCGCCGATCGGACCTTATACCCATATAACCAAGGTTCCGAGAGGGAGCGAGCTGCTGGTCTTCTCCGGTCAGGTGGGAACCGACAGCGAGGGGAACCTGCCGGACGATATGAAGCAGCAGGTGGAGAACACCCTGGCGAACATTGAGAGGTTATTGGCTGCGGAAGCGATGTCGGTGGATCATATCGTCAAAATCAACATTTGGGCGGCTCAGGAGGTCGACTGGGATCACTTCCATCAGATATGGGAGAAATTCCACGGGGGGAAGGCCCCGGCCATGACGATGGCCTACGTGCCGGCATTGGCGATGCCGTCCATTCTGGTGGAGATCGAGGTATGGGCAGCAAAGGGATAG
- a CDS encoding ribonucleotide-diphosphate reductase subunit beta: MQMQKIFNTEAPNRSTRVIEGECSGILNWNDIRMPHMYKLYKVLLLNHWIADEIPMSKDAQQFPRLDPEEQRTFKINISLLAVLDSMQTMFVSDVKRYFTDSSLEAISAIIGQQEVVHNQSYSYVLSSIVSDQEQKEIFEYWKHDPVLLERNQFISDIYQNFRDNPSPQSFFEAMVADLILEGIFFYSTFAFFYNLARDQKMMATSQMISYIQRDENQHCYFFAEVFKQLLKDFPELNTKENIDYLYRTIDRAVELETNWAHYTLSNVRGIDLNELGDYIKYIANRRITMMGLEKAYEGVDVNCMPWIKPFSDEALNATKTDFFEAKSRNYGKVGDDNGFDDL; this comes from the coding sequence ATGCAAATGCAAAAGATATTTAACACCGAAGCACCCAACCGCTCCACGCGTGTTATTGAAGGTGAATGCTCCGGGATTCTGAACTGGAACGACATTCGGATGCCTCATATGTATAAGCTGTACAAGGTCCTGCTGCTGAACCACTGGATCGCGGACGAGATTCCGATGTCCAAGGATGCGCAGCAGTTCCCGCGCCTGGACCCTGAAGAGCAGCGCACCTTCAAGATCAACATCTCCCTGCTGGCTGTTCTGGATTCCATGCAGACGATGTTTGTAAGCGACGTGAAGCGTTACTTCACGGATTCGTCGCTCGAAGCCATCTCGGCCATCATCGGTCAGCAAGAGGTGGTTCACAACCAATCCTATTCCTATGTGCTCTCTTCCATCGTTTCGGATCAGGAACAGAAGGAAATCTTCGAGTACTGGAAGCATGATCCGGTTCTGCTCGAGCGCAATCAGTTCATTTCGGACATCTATCAAAACTTCCGTGACAATCCGTCGCCGCAGTCCTTCTTCGAAGCGATGGTGGCTGACCTGATCCTGGAAGGCATCTTCTTCTACAGCACGTTTGCCTTCTTCTACAACTTGGCCCGTGACCAGAAGATGATGGCAACCAGCCAGATGATTTCCTATATTCAGCGTGACGAGAACCAGCACTGCTACTTCTTCGCTGAAGTGTTCAAGCAGCTGCTCAAGGACTTCCCTGAGCTGAACACGAAAGAGAACATCGACTACCTGTACCGCACCATTGACCGTGCGGTTGAGCTTGAGACCAATTGGGCTCACTACACACTCAGCAATGTGCGCGGCATCGATCTGAACGAATTGGGCGATTACATCAAGTACATCGCGAACCGTCGTATCACCATGATGGGTCTGGAAAAAGCTTATGAAGGCGTGGACGTTAACTGCATGCCATGGATCAAGCCTTTCTCCGATGAAGCCCTCAACGCGACGAAGACCGACTTCTTCGAAGCCAAATCCCGTAACTACGGCAAAGTTGGCGACGACAACGGGTTTGACGATCTATAA
- a CDS encoding ribonucleoside-diphosphate reductase subunit alpha: MPQLVVKPNNRQLAFDEIRLSVYADRTLKGLDMLDKERLLRGVNAKLRGEQVTGEEISNAFTMSALELVTKEEPNWKFAAARSFLTSLYKKAATNRRYKAYPEEPYGAFYPLITELVQKGIYREDLLTSYTKEQIEELGECIDPSRDLLFDYIGLLTLAERYLANDFDGRVMELPQERYMVIAMFLMHNEPADKRLDLVKEAYWAMSNLYMTAATPTMSNAGKKVAGQLSSCFIDTVDDSLEGIFDSNTDIARLSKMGGGIGVYLGKVRARGSDIRGHKNTSSGVIPWIRQLNNTAVSVDQLGTRKGAIAVYLDVFHKDILSFLDLKLNNGDERMRAHDVFHGVCLPDLFMEAVEAREEWSLFCPHEVKKIMGWKDENGRPLGLEDFYDQGQGEGEFRQKYAEAVANPLLPRITVQAIDIMKRIMKSQLETGTPYMFYRDTVNRANPNSAHGMIYSSNLCTEIMQNQSPTVVEQEELVTKDGQTRIVISKIPGDFVVCNLNSIHLARAVPAGVLERLVPIQVRMLDNVIDINNIEVLQAQYTNSQYRAVGLGTFGLHHLLALEGIRWESDEAVAYNDNLYEHINYLLVKSSMELAKEKGHYPKFKGSDWESGEYFTFRGYTDGEHEGKFVTTEQWRELQQEVQANGVRNAWLFAIAPNGSTSIIAGSTASIDPLYELLSYEEKTTYKVANPAPDLSEKTIWYYKTAFLIDQHWSIKMAAARQRHVDQAQSFNLYVRPDIRASEFLELHLHAWKAGIKSTYYVRSRALTIEECESCAS, encoded by the coding sequence ATGCCCCAGCTCGTAGTTAAACCGAACAACCGTCAGCTCGCCTTTGATGAAATTCGCCTCTCCGTCTATGCCGATCGGACTCTGAAAGGATTGGACATGCTCGATAAAGAGCGCCTGCTTCGCGGCGTCAATGCCAAATTGCGCGGCGAGCAAGTTACCGGCGAAGAAATCAGCAACGCCTTCACGATGTCCGCCCTTGAGCTTGTCACCAAAGAGGAGCCGAATTGGAAGTTTGCAGCTGCCCGTTCGTTTCTCACCTCTTTATATAAAAAAGCGGCCACCAACCGCCGATACAAAGCCTACCCGGAAGAACCATACGGTGCCTTCTATCCGCTCATTACGGAGCTTGTACAAAAAGGCATCTATCGCGAGGATCTTCTGACCAGCTATACCAAAGAACAAATCGAAGAGCTCGGCGAGTGCATCGATCCAAGCCGCGATCTGCTGTTTGATTACATCGGTCTGTTGACGCTGGCTGAGCGTTACCTGGCAAACGATTTTGACGGTCGCGTTATGGAACTTCCGCAAGAACGCTACATGGTCATCGCGATGTTCCTCATGCATAACGAGCCTGCCGACAAGCGTCTTGACCTTGTCAAAGAAGCCTACTGGGCCATGAGTAACCTGTACATGACGGCGGCTACGCCGACAATGTCCAATGCAGGCAAAAAGGTAGCCGGCCAGCTTTCCAGCTGCTTCATCGATACCGTAGACGACTCCCTGGAAGGGATCTTCGATTCCAATACGGATATCGCCCGTCTCAGCAAAATGGGCGGCGGCATCGGGGTATACCTCGGTAAAGTCCGTGCACGCGGCTCTGACATCCGCGGTCACAAGAATACCAGCTCCGGCGTTATCCCTTGGATTCGCCAGTTGAACAACACCGCTGTTAGCGTTGACCAATTGGGAACTCGTAAAGGTGCCATCGCGGTTTATCTGGATGTGTTCCACAAAGACATTCTGTCCTTCCTGGATCTGAAGCTGAACAACGGTGACGAGCGTATGAGAGCACATGACGTGTTCCATGGCGTATGTCTGCCTGACTTGTTCATGGAGGCTGTAGAAGCACGTGAAGAGTGGAGCCTGTTCTGTCCGCATGAAGTGAAGAAAATCATGGGCTGGAAAGACGAGAATGGCCGTCCGCTGGGCCTGGAAGACTTCTATGATCAAGGACAAGGCGAAGGCGAATTCCGTCAAAAATATGCTGAAGCCGTGGCGAACCCGCTGCTGCCGCGGATTACGGTACAAGCCATCGACATTATGAAGCGCATCATGAAATCCCAGCTTGAAACGGGTACACCGTACATGTTCTACCGCGACACGGTCAACCGTGCGAACCCGAACTCTGCGCATGGCATGATCTACTCCTCCAACCTGTGTACGGAGATCATGCAGAACCAATCTCCGACAGTCGTTGAGCAAGAAGAGCTGGTTACGAAAGACGGGCAAACTCGAATCGTCATTTCCAAAATCCCTGGCGATTTCGTTGTCTGCAACCTGAACTCTATCCACTTGGCTCGTGCTGTACCTGCCGGTGTATTGGAGCGTCTCGTTCCAATTCAGGTTCGCATGCTGGATAACGTCATCGACATTAACAATATTGAAGTTCTGCAAGCTCAATATACCAACAGTCAATATCGTGCGGTCGGTCTCGGCACCTTCGGTCTGCATCACTTGCTGGCGCTGGAAGGCATTCGCTGGGAATCCGACGAAGCCGTTGCCTATAATGACAACCTGTATGAGCACATCAACTACCTGCTCGTTAAATCCAGCATGGAGCTGGCCAAGGAAAAAGGCCATTATCCGAAATTCAAAGGCTCCGACTGGGAGAGCGGCGAGTACTTTACGTTCCGCGGTTACACCGACGGCGAGCATGAAGGCAAGTTCGTAACCACCGAACAATGGCGCGAATTGCAGCAAGAAGTACAAGCGAACGGTGTCCGTAACGCATGGCTGTTTGCCATCGCACCGAACGGCTCCACCTCGATCATCGCGGGTTCCACGGCGAGCATCGATCCATTGTACGAACTTCTTTCTTATGAAGAAAAAACCACCTATAAAGTGGCTAACCCGGCTCCGGATCTATCCGAAAAAACGATCTGGTACTATAAAACGGCTTTCTTGATCGACCAGCATTGGTCCATCAAAATGGCTGCCGCCCGTCAGCGTCACGTTGACCAGGCACAAAGCTTTAACCTGTATGTCCGCCCTGATATCCGTGCTTCGGAATTCCTGGAGCTGCACCTGCATGCTTGGAAAGCCGGTATCAAGTCCACGTACTATGTACGCAGCCGTGCGCTGACGATTGAAGAGTGTGAGTCGTGCGCAAGCTAA